The following coding sequences are from one Lolium rigidum isolate FL_2022 chromosome 6, APGP_CSIRO_Lrig_0.1, whole genome shotgun sequence window:
- the LOC124666038 gene encoding WUSCHEL-related homeobox 9-like, which translates to MEALSGRVGVKCGRWNPTAEQVKVLTELFRAGLRTPSTEQIQRISTHLGAFGKVESKNVFYWFQNHKARERHHHKKRRRVASSSPESSSNEEEISGLRAAVRDAEPADLVLQPPESKREARSYNHHQRIMACYVRDVVEQEAMWERPTTTREVETLELFPLKAYDMEADRVRYVRGGEQQCREISFFDVATGRDPPLELRLCSFGI; encoded by the exons ATGGAGGCGCTGAGCGGGCGGGTAGGCGTCAAGTGCGGGCGGTGGAACCCGACGGCGGAGCAGGTGAAGGTGCTGACGGAGCTGTTCCGGGCGGGGCTGCGGACGCCGAGCACGGAGCAGATCCAGCGGATCTCCACCCACCTCGGCGCCTTCGGCAAGGTGGAGAGCAAGAACGTCTTCTACTGGTTCCAGAACCACAAGGCCCGCGAGCGCCACCACCACAAGAAGCGCCGCCGGGTCGCCTCCAGCTCCCCCGAGAGCAGCAGCAACGAGGAAGAGATAAGCGGCCTTCGCGCCGCCGTCCGCGACGCCGAGCCGGCGGACCTCGTGCTCCAGCCTCCTGAGAGCAAGCGCGAGGCCAGGAGCTACAACCACCATCAACGGATCATGGCAT GCTATGTGAGGGACGTGGTGGAGCAGGAGGCGATGTGGGAacggccgacgacgacgagggagGTGGAGACGCTCGAGCTGTTCCCGCTCAAGGCCTACGACATGGAGGCGGACAGGGTCCGGTACGTCAGGGGTGGCGAGCAGCAGTGCAGGGAGATCTCCTTCTTCGACGTGGCCACCGGACGGGATCCGCCGCTGGAGCTCAGGCTCTGCAGCTTCGGCATCTAG